The Takifugu rubripes chromosome 3, fTakRub1.2, whole genome shotgun sequence genome contains a region encoding:
- the LOC115249277 gene encoding transmembrane prolyl 4-hydroxylase-like codes for MQQPKRNLQRQFKQRSKHTWLYLGPGAHHVLHTLRNRVTSLTRLPPALVELSEPLQVIRFEQGDFSNAHHDSSLSHSEAACSHTRLAGNKSALSEVSCRYLTMLFYLSSVEEGGESTFPVADNRTYEEQALVQDGVDLTDTQETCSRGNLRIKPTAGTALLWYNHLSDGRGWMGELDEYSLHGECPVRRGVKWVAHSWVNVDPDPQQQARYQRLVAQRHQAKSGMEEHYQPLSHSNLHQDL; via the exons ATGCAACAGCCCAAAAGAAACCTCCAGCGTCAATTCAAACAAAGAAGCAAACATACGTGGCTTTACCTCGGCCCCGGGGCCCATCATGTGTTACACACACtcaggaacag AGTGACCAGCCTGACACGTCTGCCCCCTGCATTGGTTGAGCTGAGTGAACCTCTGCAGGTGATTCGATTTGAGCAGGGAGACTTCAGCAATGCCCACCACGATAGCAGCCTTTCGCATTCCGAGGCTGCCTGCTCACACACCCGCTTGGCAGGAAACAAATCTGCTCTATCCGAGGTCTCCTGCAG ATACCTCACCATGTTATTCTACCTCAGCTCTGTAGAGGAAGGCGGTGAGAGCACATTTCCCGTAGCAGACAACCGTACTTACGAAGAACAG GCACTTGTCCAGGATGGCGTTGATCTGACTGACACTCAGGAGACGTGCAGCAGAGGCAACCTGAGAATCAAGCCCACTGCTGGGACAGCTCTCCTCTGGTACAACCACCTGTCTGATGGTAGAG GCTGGATGGGTGAACTGGATGAATACTCTCTGCACGGTGAATGTCCAGTCAGACGCGGGGTGAAGTGGGTGGCCCACAGCTGGGTGAATGTGGATCCAGATCCTCAACAGCAGGCCCGCTACCAGAGACTAGTTGCTCAAAGGCATCAAGCTAAATCAGGCATGGAGGAGCATTATCAGCCACTCTCACACAGCAACCTGCACCAGGATCTATAG
- the LOC115249103 gene encoding transmembrane prolyl 4-hydroxylase-like, with amino-acid sequence MEDDEEHDMEEQDYEDDDKPLFSPLNPPFRPTRLHVQRSSICSRAYFVVVMVFFHVYILNVIGLLLYVHYNNGSEDLVRGDGRSSTPVSEERTPLASLAPAARDLHVEDHGHSFSLPRIEGIRVGHVSTGVTSPHTETPHEDNQLETSDFW; translated from the exons ATGGAGGATGACGAGGAACATGACATGGAGGAGCAAGACTACGAAGATGACGACAAGCCACTGTTTTCACCCCTTAACCCACCTTTTCGCCCCACTAGACTACATGTCCAGAGAAGCAGCATCTGTTCTCGGGCATACTTTGTTGTGGTTATGGTCTTCTTTCATGTGTACATTCTGAACGTCATTGGTTTGCTGCTCTACGTGCACTACAACAACGGATCCGAGGATCTCGTCAGAGGAGACGGGCGCTCTTCGACCCCAGTCAGCGAGGAAAGGACCCCTTTGGCCAGCCTTGCCCCAGCTGCACGGGATCTGCATGTGGAGGACCACGGCCACAGTTTCAGCCTTCCTCGAATCGAGGGCATACGG GTGGGTCATGTTTCAACCGGTGTCACCTCACCCCACACAGAAACACCACATGAAGACAATCAGCTGGAAACCTCTGATTTTTGGTAA
- the LOC115249104 gene encoding LOW QUALITY PROTEIN: secreted frizzled-related protein 5 (The sequence of the model RefSeq protein was modified relative to this genomic sequence to represent the inferred CDS: inserted 1 base in 1 codon; deleted 5 bases in 5 codons) has product MFSRSESGLWEARSSSRCFAIPPNMALCQNIGYDTMRMPNLLGHESPAEAVQQSASWLPLLARECHPDARIFLCSLFAPICLERLSSPCRSLWESVRESCAPIMSCYGYPWPEILRCDQYPSDHLMCISSITNSTAQLGGQRAPQASCQDCVLEEASSSKEDHLEAFCRSDFVVKLRLTRLKYSPLTLSQYSLGSKLVILKHGAPFRGADRSRIELWLERDASCVRNIRQHPRCGTFLVMGTVAGERLVVTKAHLWHKRDKNLTAAXRKWKQYRCRN; this is encoded by the exons ATGTTTTCTAGAAGTGAAAGTGGACTGTGGGAAGCCAGGAGTTCCTCTCGCTGCTTCGCTATCCCACCAAACATGGCTTTGTGCCAGAACATCGGTTATGACACCATGAGGATGCCCAACCTGCTGGGACACGAGTCTCCAGCCGAGGCTGTGCAACAGAGTGCCAGTTGGTTGCCGTTGCTTGCCAGAGAATGCCACCCTGATGCCCGgatcttcctctgctctctgtttgCACCCATTTGCCTCGAAAG GTTATCATCACCCTGCAGGAGTTTGTGG GAATCTGTCCGAGAGAGTTGTGCACCTATCATGAGCTGCTATGGTTATCCCTGGCCAGAAATCCTGCGG TGTGACCAGTATCCCTCAGACCATCTCATGtgcatctcctccatcaccaaCAGCACTGCTCAACTAGGAGGGCAGAGAG CGCCTCAAGCAAGCTGCCAGGACTGTGTT CTGGAAGAGGCCTCATCCTCTAAAGAAGAC CACCTGGAGGCCTTTTGTAGGAGCGATTTTG TTGTGAAACTGCGTCTTACACGGCTGAAGTACAGCCCTCTTACACTGTCCCAGTATTCTCTTGGTTCCAAACTGGTGATTCTAAAACACGGTGCCCCTTTTAGGGGGGCAGATCGTTCTCGGATTGAGCTGTGGCTGGAGAGGGATGCCAGCTGTGTAAGGAACATA CGACAACACCCACGATGCGGGACCTTCCTAGTAATGGGGACTGTTGCAGGCGAACGCCTGGTGGTCACCAAGGCTCATCTGTGGCATAAACGAGACAAGAACCTGACCGCCG GCCGCAAATGGAAGCAGTACAGATGTAGAAATTAG